The following are from one region of the Paenibacillus sp. KS-LC4 genome:
- a CDS encoding DUF5050 domain-containing protein, translated as MNKLRLFTKKNVCLLFIFTLLFTSFGTVTAPKAEAATTASGYVYYTSDDDLFRIKTDGTGAALIMEDFDVPGTALNRGGKYLYYLTYNGSTTLSRLPIDGTATEDEVFYNDVLHYSIVNGTLYYMTSAGKIYSVSANAAAVSEAKQIADKADTKFEEFIIIDGKVYYNTIRNGRSTWVASKAVTGAGQVQYIAAGAIEQDHHIQTTANSVNIIVNTKPEEQFYSLDCIVLYSVPKKGGAAKALNLNAPIDANAAYSGRWATNAYYLFNKDIRLDSEGHFNYNTGKGYIMNTSGKTFSLHSTGVYDIANAGTDKIAFIDAANKGYVATIKNNKVISKKNLNISKLYSVYNIMSGGKIASTIFFGDNASYLLKSDLSVQKIPGLNGRFMRLHDDVDGIYYINDDSKDEAFGQLFHLSSDGKTAKMLSEQTISRVLLVAKQ; from the coding sequence ATGAATAAGCTTCGCCTTTTCACCAAAAAAAATGTTTGTTTGCTTTTTATTTTCACACTGCTGTTTACTAGTTTTGGCACAGTAACGGCACCGAAAGCCGAGGCAGCTACAACAGCCAGCGGTTATGTATACTACACATCTGACGATGACCTATTCCGCATTAAAACAGATGGCACTGGCGCCGCTCTCATAATGGAGGATTTTGACGTTCCTGGTACCGCTTTGAATCGTGGCGGCAAATATTTGTATTATCTGACCTATAACGGATCAACTACACTATCGCGCCTGCCAATCGACGGTACAGCCACGGAGGATGAAGTTTTTTATAATGATGTGCTGCATTATTCCATTGTAAACGGAACGCTATACTATATGACAAGCGCTGGAAAAATCTATTCCGTTTCTGCTAATGCTGCTGCTGTATCGGAAGCAAAGCAAATTGCCGATAAAGCTGATACAAAATTTGAAGAATTCATAATCATTGATGGAAAAGTCTACTACAACACCATCCGTAATGGTCGCTCCACTTGGGTAGCCTCTAAAGCCGTAACAGGCGCAGGACAAGTGCAATATATTGCAGCCGGTGCCATTGAACAGGATCACCATATTCAAACCACTGCTAATTCGGTAAATATTATTGTCAACACCAAGCCAGAAGAGCAATTTTATTCCCTTGACTGCATTGTACTTTATAGCGTACCTAAAAAAGGCGGCGCAGCTAAAGCCCTGAACTTAAACGCTCCAATTGATGCAAATGCGGCTTATTCTGGAAGATGGGCAACGAATGCGTATTACCTATTCAACAAGGACATTCGCCTTGATTCCGAAGGACATTTCAACTATAACACCGGTAAAGGCTATATCATGAACACTAGCGGCAAAACCTTCTCGCTGCACAGCACAGGCGTCTACGATATAGCTAATGCAGGCACAGACAAAATAGCTTTTATTGATGCAGCGAATAAAGGTTATGTTGCAACGATAAAAAACAATAAAGTAATAAGCAAAAAAAACCTTAATATTTCTAAGCTTTATTCCGTATACAACATTATGTCGGGTGGAAAAATCGCTTCCACGATCTTTTTTGGAGACAATGCCAGCTATTTGCTGAAATCGGATTTATCGGTTCAAAAGATACCTGGATTGAACGGTCGTTTCATGCGTCTCCATGATGACGTTGATGGCATTTACTACATCAATGACGATTCCAAGGATGAAGCCTTCGGACAGCTATTCCACCTAAGCAGCGATGGCAAAACGGCAAAGATGCTTAGCGAGCAAACAATTAGCCGCGTTTTGCTTGTTGCCAAACAATAA
- a CDS encoding PPK2 family polyphosphate kinase has translation MAKKYELAANKKVNLSSINPKDKGPFAHKDEVEKEALELKEELEQLQEKLAAAKEQAVLFVIQGMDCSGKDGVTKHVFAGLNPQGVSAHSFKAPTDVEKRHDFIWRAHNNTPELGQIAIFNRSYYEDVLITRVHGDVSDQEAKRRFKHINHFESLLADSGVKVVKIFLHISKEFQLEKLKSRIEDSSKNWKFDPSDLQERKYWEQYQNYYEQVFEKCSKRAPWHIVPSDHRWYRNYAVLRIAVEALRSMELQDPPANPQLKAFLKEIKEQERS, from the coding sequence ATGGCAAAAAAATACGAGCTGGCAGCGAATAAAAAGGTTAATTTGAGCAGTATTAATCCAAAGGACAAAGGCCCCTTTGCTCATAAGGACGAGGTAGAGAAGGAAGCATTGGAGCTAAAGGAGGAATTGGAGCAGCTTCAAGAGAAGCTGGCGGCTGCGAAGGAGCAGGCGGTGCTGTTCGTCATTCAAGGGATGGATTGCAGCGGCAAGGATGGCGTAACGAAGCATGTATTTGCGGGGCTGAATCCACAGGGCGTATCCGCTCACAGCTTTAAGGCGCCGACGGATGTGGAGAAGCGGCATGATTTTATTTGGCGGGCGCACAATAACACGCCGGAGCTAGGGCAAATCGCTATTTTTAACCGTTCCTATTACGAGGATGTTCTGATTACACGGGTGCATGGTGATGTATCCGATCAGGAGGCGAAGCGGCGCTTCAAGCATATTAACCATTTTGAGTCGCTGCTTGCGGATAGCGGAGTTAAGGTTGTCAAAATCTTTTTGCATATTTCCAAGGAGTTTCAGTTAGAGAAGCTAAAAAGCCGAATCGAGGATTCATCGAAAAATTGGAAGTTTGACCCTTCCGACCTCCAAGAACGGAAATATTGGGAGCAATATCAAAACTATTACGAGCAGGTATTTGAAAAATGCAGCAAGCGCGCTCCTTGGCATATCGTGCCCTCCGATCATCGGTGGTATCGTAATTATGCCGTGCTGCGTATTGCAGTAGAAGCTCTTAGAAGCATGGAGCTACAGGACCCGCCTGCCAATCCGCAGCTAAAGGCTTTTTTGAAAGAAATTAAGGAGCAGGAGCGGTCATAA
- a CDS encoding STM4015 family protein → MIEIRLSVDYDDYENGVRISQLIEQLTEKPNAANISVLTIGDWGQAYENGPDDAIESLIKHKHIFTGLSSVFLGDMDSEDCEVSWINQTNIAPLLEAYPNLRSLTVKGSTDLSFEPLQHAALQELKIICGGLPNSVIGQIAGSQLPELRRLELYLGVEDYGFDASLEEVLAVANPELFPKLTYLGLKNSEIQDEIAIAISDSPIVDQLDTLDLSYGTLTDVGAEALLQSERVKKLKHLDLNYHYMSDTMVERWKATGISVDLSDGQDADEDDWRYPYITE, encoded by the coding sequence ATGATTGAGATTCGTTTATCCGTTGATTATGATGATTATGAAAATGGTGTTCGCATTTCCCAGCTTATTGAACAGCTCACTGAAAAGCCGAACGCAGCTAATATTTCTGTGCTTACGATTGGTGATTGGGGACAAGCCTATGAGAACGGACCTGATGATGCAATCGAATCACTCATTAAACACAAGCATATTTTCACAGGCTTGAGCAGCGTATTTCTTGGAGATATGGACTCGGAGGATTGTGAAGTATCCTGGATTAATCAAACAAACATCGCTCCACTTCTTGAAGCTTATCCTAATCTTCGATCCCTTACCGTTAAAGGAAGCACCGATTTAAGCTTTGAACCTTTGCAGCATGCAGCGCTTCAAGAACTGAAAATTATTTGCGGCGGTTTGCCGAATAGTGTAATTGGACAAATCGCTGGCTCCCAGCTTCCTGAACTCCGTAGACTTGAATTGTATCTTGGTGTAGAGGATTACGGGTTTGATGCATCGCTGGAAGAAGTTCTGGCAGTCGCTAATCCAGAGTTATTCCCAAAGCTCACCTATTTAGGCTTGAAAAATAGCGAAATTCAGGACGAGATTGCAATCGCAATTTCTGATTCGCCAATTGTTGACCAATTGGATACGCTTGATTTGTCTTACGGTACTCTAACCGATGTGGGAGCAGAAGCCCTCTTACAGAGCGAGCGGGTGAAAAAGCTTAAACATTTGGATCTTAACTACCACTATATGAGCGATACAATGGTCGAACGCTGGAAAGCAACCGGCATTTCTGTTGACCTCAGCGATGGGCAAGATGCTGATGAGGATGACTGGCGCTATCCCTATATTACGGAATAA
- a CDS encoding alpha/beta hydrolase, which produces MNKRTDYNNNSSYWESYQRFFPSEIQLKENNLPNEEWWDWHSYNIHLDRLPAANSPLKIVLVHGAGGNGRLFAPYGKMLQMQGYEMLAPDLPPYGLSKLGPLSKPIRYEDWVQLLVDLVESEYARDGKPIVLLGASIGGMLAYHVAARSLHVQGLIATTFVDTSDAAMRLQLAPNKYIAVYGKWLMDTFPILLDSIRLPVSKVSRMELIANHPELAQLIMHDPRAAATLVPLKLLRSFLNMKPEVQPENFTSCPVLLVHPEADPMTPYPFSESFYNRLACPKKLVMLEGAGHFPIEQPGLEQLRDAVLQFLTSLASTISE; this is translated from the coding sequence ATGAACAAGCGCACAGATTACAATAATAACAGCAGCTACTGGGAGAGCTATCAGCGATTTTTCCCATCCGAAATACAGTTAAAAGAAAATAATCTGCCCAACGAGGAATGGTGGGATTGGCATAGCTACAACATTCATTTAGACCGGCTGCCAGCAGCCAACAGCCCACTCAAGATTGTACTTGTACATGGTGCTGGAGGAAACGGCCGTTTATTCGCCCCTTATGGAAAAATGCTGCAAATGCAAGGCTATGAAATGCTTGCCCCAGACCTGCCTCCCTATGGACTTAGCAAATTAGGCCCATTGTCCAAACCAATCCGTTATGAGGATTGGGTTCAGCTTCTCGTTGATTTAGTAGAAAGCGAATATGCACGCGATGGCAAGCCTATTGTTCTGCTTGGCGCCAGCATTGGGGGCATGCTCGCCTATCATGTCGCTGCGCGCAGTTTACATGTGCAAGGCCTGATTGCTACAACGTTCGTAGATACAAGTGACGCTGCTATGCGCCTCCAGCTTGCCCCTAATAAATATATTGCGGTGTATGGCAAATGGTTAATGGACACCTTCCCGATTTTGCTGGATTCAATTCGGCTGCCTGTTTCCAAAGTGTCGCGCATGGAGCTAATTGCTAACCATCCTGAATTAGCCCAGCTGATTATGCATGATCCCCGTGCAGCAGCAACCCTTGTACCACTTAAATTACTTAGATCCTTTCTAAACATGAAACCTGAAGTACAGCCAGAAAACTTTACTTCCTGTCCGGTACTGCTTGTTCACCCAGAGGCTGATCCTATGACTCCTTATCCGTTTAGCGAAAGCTTTTATAATAGATTAGCCTGTCCGAAAAAGCTGGTGATGCTAGAAGGAGCCGGACATTTTCCAATTGAGCAGCCAGGGCTTGAACAATTACGTGATGCTGTCCTGCAATTTTTAACTAGTCTTGCCTCAACAATTTCAGAGTAA
- a CDS encoding DUF4132 domain-containing protein codes for MELEERKEYFKKLLDKAESSFDVESYRKLAVLVIESAKEVFVDHVAKQELKQLLTQMEADDSNNWFMPLVIIVDKLLDAPYAAVFRYIVDHCVEYPHSNGYMRRPFRTSKLEVYTDRVMEKCISLFYMQAAKFDVKEYLTKAEQSFFANNSHLMNAAADMIAFEIDRGNEETLEDLREIIYGDNNTALLSRHMILGIFLSHSERAYQMVGELLIAARLQEGLRQSIVEQMDMGTIKAMQFMLKIVEDNNLIRFSSVVRALDVWTGLNLEAANTRVAKLCLDYAVQSLGNKELREQWLESSNVNEVFMALWATAVHEEDDLKDKITYLMEGQDTYRKVVAQYALAQSNNPAMRFAIAKNWLDEADIELQYWLLNNYTYRYSYEWHMDRDNTLTYESTPFLEDKAERKNHFLKFFNMLSKMNGKEITKNSRVFEWLSYTLQADEIVKKMLYLIAYDMDNEMIAEMIAIKDTLSPSMRGELLKYFLADLENKEQRDFLFASLSDKSTSNREIAIRKAAKLQLNEEEMSAIAALLKLKKGALRQGAIELLLSQPAASLKTTTKELLQSRVELQRLAALELLTEMKEDKRHAVLFAELQDQIEMVAEPTDKEQLLLDKLKQETTYTLANGFGLYNLPEKFDRLLQIEPMPLSVLREVKQYFVLSVDEMQQFLQGLSDLVHEHREHEYEIQDYYEAKQSVLLGTRLSTTNWRYDSDDKTPVLERYPLAEVWRNYLALSGFGPLELMQLDFYRQANFLHRCCTGELKSWEMYGSNVKALESWGKELIEAIYPMDKVADMQTIYNRLNYEKQVNEIIGAYISDSDMRERFDRSNYALRLIISSFPYDKEDENHGILNALTSFWRNWQKSELHDDHSFKPYFEAYYWLFALQGYNSYLLGLEDFARAYSLELLSEDELIRLLMSRPRSDNYIREMTSPKNHSLDCYPKLNELQNRIIERILDIELNRGDLPTDVTKLATSISHIQGTAYFLRILAGLDKESFVRGYIYSYGKDTTKKESFSQMLKVCHPAVGENEETLKELLRGSKISEVRLLEAAMYAPQWVDIIAKYLGWDGLRSAAWYFHAHINETFSGEKETIVAHYSPILPEDFNDGAFDVNWFHSAYQELGEKRFDQLYQSAKYISAGSNHRRSQLFADAVLGKLKLADLKKSVADKRNKDHLLCYSLVPLEQDKQRDVLERYEFIQKFLKESKAFGAQRRATESKTSSIALDNLARNAGYNDVVRLTWDMEGRKIDELLHYFDPVALDEEVTVQLIIDEEGKADMRLLRKDKELKSVPAAYKKHEYIETLKQIKSELSDQFKRARRELERSMETGSLFTKEEINKLAKNPVIAPLIRTLIFSANGKLGYFENGTLFGAAGEAYEAAESDELLIVHPLHLFNSGQWSLYQKDMFDRQLKQPFKQVFRELYMPSTDELASGAISRRYDGHQVQPRKTVSLLKGRLWTVSYEEGLQKVYYKENIIASIYALADWFSPSDVECPTLETVRFFDRHTYKPIDIKNVPPLVFSEVMRDVDLVVSVAHVGGVDPEASLTTIEIRQAIVRESLRLLKINNVRLEGSHALIAGQLGEYSVHLGSGIVYKQASGAVAIIPVHSQHRGKLFLPFMDEDPKTAEILSKIVLLAQDTKIKDPQIVEQIKR; via the coding sequence ATGGAACTGGAAGAGAGAAAGGAATATTTTAAGAAGCTACTGGACAAAGCGGAAAGCTCATTCGATGTGGAGTCTTATCGCAAGCTTGCTGTACTAGTAATTGAATCTGCTAAAGAGGTATTTGTAGATCATGTCGCAAAGCAAGAATTGAAGCAGTTACTTACGCAAATGGAGGCAGATGACAGCAACAACTGGTTTATGCCGCTTGTTATTATTGTAGATAAGTTATTAGATGCTCCTTATGCAGCTGTGTTCCGATATATTGTAGATCATTGCGTAGAATATCCGCATAGTAATGGGTATATGCGCCGGCCATTCCGCACATCCAAATTAGAAGTATATACAGATAGAGTGATGGAGAAATGTATTTCTCTCTTTTATATGCAGGCGGCAAAGTTCGATGTGAAAGAATATTTAACAAAAGCTGAACAATCTTTCTTTGCGAATAATAGTCACCTTATGAATGCGGCGGCAGACATGATTGCATTTGAGATTGATAGAGGCAACGAAGAAACGCTTGAAGATTTAAGAGAAATTATATATGGGGATAATAATACAGCGCTCTTGTCCCGTCATATGATTTTGGGTATATTTTTGAGCCATAGCGAACGTGCTTATCAAATGGTAGGCGAGCTTCTTATAGCTGCACGTCTGCAAGAAGGCCTCAGACAAAGTATTGTCGAGCAAATGGATATGGGAACAATCAAGGCTATGCAATTTATGCTGAAAATTGTTGAGGATAACAATTTAATCCGTTTTAGTTCAGTTGTAAGAGCGCTGGACGTTTGGACAGGACTAAATTTGGAAGCAGCTAATACTCGTGTAGCAAAGCTGTGCTTAGACTATGCGGTTCAGTCTCTGGGCAATAAGGAACTACGTGAGCAGTGGCTGGAAAGCAGCAACGTCAATGAAGTATTTATGGCTTTGTGGGCAACAGCTGTTCATGAGGAAGACGATTTAAAGGATAAAATTACATATTTAATGGAAGGTCAAGATACATATCGCAAAGTGGTTGCCCAATATGCTCTAGCACAGAGCAACAATCCTGCAATGCGTTTTGCCATTGCTAAAAATTGGCTGGATGAGGCAGATATTGAACTGCAATATTGGCTTCTAAATAACTATACCTATAGATACAGCTATGAATGGCATATGGACAGGGATAATACATTGACCTATGAAAGTACGCCTTTTCTTGAGGATAAAGCGGAGCGGAAAAATCATTTCTTGAAGTTTTTCAATATGCTTTCCAAGATGAATGGGAAGGAAATTACGAAAAACTCCCGTGTATTTGAATGGTTGAGTTATACGCTCCAAGCTGATGAAATTGTAAAAAAAATGCTCTATCTTATCGCCTATGATATGGATAATGAAATGATTGCTGAAATGATAGCAATTAAAGATACATTGAGCCCTAGCATGAGGGGAGAGCTGTTAAAGTATTTCCTTGCTGATTTAGAAAATAAAGAACAAAGAGATTTTTTATTTGCAAGCCTTTCGGACAAAAGTACGAGCAATCGAGAAATTGCGATTCGTAAAGCTGCCAAGCTTCAACTTAACGAGGAGGAAATGTCAGCTATTGCCGCTTTGCTCAAGCTTAAGAAGGGTGCGCTTCGCCAAGGTGCGATTGAGCTTTTGCTTAGCCAGCCAGCTGCAAGCCTTAAGACGACAACAAAGGAGCTGCTGCAAAGCCGAGTAGAGCTGCAGCGTCTGGCTGCCTTAGAACTGTTAACCGAGATGAAGGAAGACAAGCGGCATGCAGTGCTATTTGCCGAGCTTCAGGATCAAATTGAAATGGTTGCTGAGCCAACAGACAAGGAGCAGCTATTACTAGATAAGCTAAAGCAAGAGACGACTTATACTTTAGCAAATGGCTTTGGTTTATATAATCTTCCTGAAAAATTTGACCGTCTTTTGCAAATAGAGCCTATGCCATTGTCAGTTTTGAGAGAAGTAAAGCAATATTTTGTTTTGTCGGTTGACGAGATGCAGCAGTTTCTGCAAGGATTATCGGATCTCGTTCACGAGCATCGGGAGCATGAGTATGAAATTCAGGATTATTATGAGGCTAAACAGTCTGTACTCCTTGGAACTAGGCTTTCGACAACTAACTGGAGATATGATTCCGATGATAAAACTCCCGTGTTGGAGCGATACCCCTTAGCTGAAGTATGGAGAAATTATTTGGCTTTGAGCGGATTTGGTCCGCTTGAGTTAATGCAGCTGGATTTTTATCGTCAGGCTAATTTCTTGCATCGTTGCTGCACGGGTGAATTAAAAAGCTGGGAAATGTACGGATCTAACGTCAAGGCGTTAGAGAGCTGGGGTAAGGAGCTAATTGAAGCCATTTATCCAATGGATAAGGTGGCGGATATGCAAACGATTTATAATCGTTTGAATTATGAGAAACAAGTCAATGAAATTATTGGTGCTTATATTTCAGATAGTGATATGCGAGAGCGCTTTGATAGGTCGAATTATGCGCTGCGTTTAATTATTAGCAGCTTCCCTTATGATAAAGAGGATGAGAATCATGGTATTTTAAACGCATTAACGAGCTTCTGGCGGAACTGGCAAAAGTCTGAGCTGCATGATGATCATTCATTCAAGCCGTATTTTGAAGCTTATTACTGGTTATTTGCTCTACAGGGCTACAATAGTTATTTGCTAGGTCTTGAGGATTTTGCAAGGGCGTATAGCCTGGAGCTTCTTAGCGAAGACGAGCTTATTCGATTATTAATGTCCAGGCCGCGCAGCGATAACTACATTAGGGAAATGACTAGCCCTAAAAATCATAGTTTAGATTGCTATCCAAAATTGAACGAGCTTCAAAATCGGATTATCGAGCGAATTTTGGATATTGAACTTAACCGCGGTGATCTCCCAACAGATGTCACCAAGCTTGCAACAAGCATTTCGCATATTCAAGGAACCGCGTATTTCCTGCGCATTTTGGCGGGGCTAGATAAAGAATCCTTCGTTCGAGGCTACATTTACAGTTATGGGAAAGATACAACGAAGAAAGAATCGTTCAGTCAGATGCTTAAAGTGTGTCATCCTGCTGTAGGGGAAAACGAGGAGACGTTGAAAGAACTGCTTAGGGGCAGCAAGATTAGTGAGGTTAGATTGCTTGAAGCTGCGATGTACGCCCCTCAGTGGGTCGATATAATAGCAAAATATTTGGGCTGGGATGGTCTGCGCAGTGCAGCCTGGTATTTCCACGCACATATTAATGAGACGTTTTCGGGAGAAAAGGAAACGATTGTAGCCCATTACTCACCGATATTGCCGGAAGATTTTAACGATGGCGCATTCGATGTGAATTGGTTTCATTCGGCTTATCAAGAGCTGGGAGAGAAGCGGTTTGACCAGCTCTATCAGTCGGCAAAATACATTTCGGCCGGCTCCAATCACAGACGCTCTCAATTGTTTGCTGACGCGGTGCTGGGCAAGCTTAAGCTTGCGGACTTGAAGAAATCAGTAGCAGATAAACGCAATAAAGATCATTTGCTGTGCTATAGCTTAGTTCCATTGGAGCAAGACAAGCAGCGCGATGTACTGGAAAGGTATGAATTTATTCAGAAATTTCTTAAAGAAAGCAAGGCATTTGGAGCTCAGCGCCGGGCGACAGAATCAAAAACAAGCTCCATTGCACTTGATAACTTAGCACGAAATGCAGGTTATAATGATGTAGTTCGTTTAACTTGGGATATGGAAGGACGGAAAATAGACGAGCTTCTGCACTATTTTGATCCTGTCGCTTTGGATGAGGAGGTTACGGTGCAACTGATCATTGACGAAGAAGGTAAAGCGGATATGCGTTTGCTCCGCAAAGATAAGGAGCTTAAATCTGTTCCGGCCGCTTATAAAAAGCATGAATATATTGAGACGCTTAAGCAAATTAAATCGGAGCTTTCAGACCAATTCAAGCGGGCGCGCAGGGAACTTGAACGCTCCATGGAAACGGGAAGTCTTTTCACTAAAGAAGAGATTAACAAGCTCGCGAAAAACCCAGTTATTGCGCCTTTAATTAGAACATTGATATTCAGTGCAAATGGAAAGCTGGGTTACTTCGAAAATGGGACGCTGTTCGGAGCAGCAGGGGAAGCCTATGAAGCTGCCGAAAGCGATGAACTCCTTATTGTCCATCCTCTGCATTTGTTCAACAGCGGACAGTGGAGCTTATACCAAAAGGATATGTTTGACAGGCAGTTGAAGCAACCGTTCAAACAAGTATTTCGTGAATTGTATATGCCGAGTACGGATGAGCTTGCTAGTGGTGCGATTTCCCGCAGATATGATGGACATCAGGTACAGCCTCGCAAGACGGTCAGCTTGCTGAAGGGCCGCTTATGGACAGTAAGCTACGAGGAAGGACTACAGAAGGTTTATTACAAGGAGAATATTATTGCGAGCATTTATGCACTAGCTGATTGGTTTTCTCCGTCGGATGTTGAATGTCCAACTTTAGAAACAGTCCGCTTCTTTGATCGCCATACGTATAAACCGATTGATATTAAAAATGTACCGCCACTCGTTTTCTCTGAAGTGATGCGCGATGTGGATTTGGTTGTCAGTGTGGCGCATGTAGGCGGAGTAGATCCTGAGGCGAGCCTGACAACAATTGAAATTCGCCAAGCTATCGTTAGAGAATCGTTGCGACTGCTCAAAATAAATAATGTAAGACTGGAGGGCAGCCATGCTTTAATTGCAGGGCAATTAGGTGAATACAGCGTTCATCTGGGCAGCGGAATCGTATATAAGCAGGCTTCTGGCGCAGTTGCCATCATTCCGGTTCATTCTCAGCACCGGGGTAAGCTGTTTTTGCCGTTTATGGATGAAGATCCAAAGACAGCAGAGATTTTATCCAAAATCGTTCTGCTCGCACAAGATACGAAAATTAAAGATCCGCAAATTGTTGAGCAAATCAAACGTTAA